In Streptomyces sp. NBC_01551, one DNA window encodes the following:
- a CDS encoding ABC transporter substrate-binding protein, with translation MRRTRALAPAAPAALLLLLAPLVTACGGDADAKGGPKTVTVTVGYQSKTINTVTAGTLLRSLGYFEEELAARGKKDGVTYKVDWQDYATGAPITAQMTAGKIDIGSMGDFPLLINAARGRELKQPTRLVSVTGYNLRGGLNTVVTAPGSKLDSLADLRGRKVSTSVGSAADGTLVRALRRAGIDPEKGIQKLNQQPSVGASALQAGSADALSQFVAWPGQLVYEGKAKALYDGAELNRPTFHGVTVRQKFAAARPGVLDDFLRAQRKATDYLRAEPVAAAESVAKETGLPAEVVYLYNGANGIATFDPALRPELIEALKQDVPVLKDAKLVDDVDVDAFVDAEPLERVSAGAAAYPSAGAGTPRAELWVQGASRAETFDSPAALLRAARGKEVRAAYVPDAVTGTLWFADKAVWVAEGSELRAFVTGSGAKSYVDRRGGSAARIVSYAEAAGLAS, from the coding sequence ATGCGCCGTACGAGAGCCCTCGCACCCGCCGCACCCGCCGCCCTCCTGCTGCTGCTCGCACCGCTGGTCACCGCGTGCGGCGGCGACGCCGACGCCAAGGGCGGCCCGAAGACGGTGACCGTGACCGTCGGCTACCAGTCCAAGACGATCAACACCGTCACCGCCGGCACCCTGCTGCGTTCCCTCGGCTACTTCGAGGAGGAGCTGGCCGCGCGCGGCAAGAAGGACGGGGTCACGTACAAGGTCGACTGGCAGGACTACGCCACGGGCGCGCCCATCACCGCCCAGATGACCGCCGGGAAGATCGACATCGGCTCGATGGGCGACTTTCCGCTGCTCATCAACGCGGCGCGCGGCAGGGAGCTGAAGCAGCCGACCCGCCTCGTGTCCGTGACCGGCTACAACCTGCGCGGCGGCCTGAACACCGTGGTGACGGCGCCCGGTTCGAAGCTGGACTCCCTCGCCGACCTGCGGGGCCGCAAGGTCTCGACCTCCGTCGGCTCGGCGGCGGACGGCACCCTCGTACGGGCCCTGCGGCGCGCCGGGATCGATCCGGAGAAGGGGATCCAGAAGCTCAACCAGCAGCCCAGCGTGGGCGCTTCGGCGCTCCAGGCGGGCAGCGCGGACGCGCTGTCGCAGTTCGTGGCCTGGCCGGGGCAGCTGGTGTACGAGGGGAAGGCCAAGGCCCTGTACGACGGCGCCGAGCTGAACCGGCCGACCTTCCACGGCGTGACCGTACGGCAGAAGTTCGCGGCCGCGCGGCCCGGCGTACTGGACGACTTCCTGCGGGCGCAGCGAAAGGCGACGGACTACCTGCGCGCCGAGCCGGTCGCGGCGGCCGAGTCGGTGGCGAAGGAGACCGGGCTTCCGGCGGAGGTGGTCTACCTCTACAACGGCGCGAACGGCATCGCGACCTTCGACCCCGCGCTGCGGCCGGAGCTGATCGAGGCGCTGAAGCAGGACGTGCCGGTGCTGAAGGACGCGAAGCTGGTCGACGACGTGGACGTGGACGCGTTCGTGGACGCGGAGCCGCTGGAGCGGGTGTCGGCGGGCGCGGCCGCGTACCCGTCGGCGGGCGCGGGTACGCCCCGCGCCGAGCTGTGGGTGCAGGGCGCCTCCCGCGCCGAGACGTTCGACTCCCCCGCGGCCCTGCTCAGGGCGGCGCGCGGCAAGGAGGTCCGGGCGGCCTACGTCCCGGACGCGGTGACCGGCACGCTCTGGTTCGCGGACAAGGCCGTGTGGGTGGCGGAGGGTTCCGAACTGCGGGCGTTCGTCACCGGGTCGGGTGCCAAGTCGTACGTCGACCGGCGCGGGGGGTCCGCCGCGCGGATCGTGTCGTATGCCGAGGCCGCAGGCCTGGCCTCATGA
- a CDS encoding ferredoxin family protein → MPLVPQRADVPVTIDESLCIDGCTLCVDMCPLDSLAIREDNGKAYMHVDECWYCGPCAARCPTGAVTVNMPYLLR, encoded by the coding sequence GTGCCTCTGGTCCCCCAGCGCGCCGACGTGCCCGTGACCATCGACGAATCCCTGTGCATCGACGGCTGCACCCTCTGCGTCGACATGTGTCCGCTCGACTCGCTCGCGATCCGCGAGGACAACGGCAAGGCGTACATGCACGTGGACGAGTGCTGGTACTGCGGCCCGTGCGCCGCCCGCTGCCCCACGGGCGCGGTGACCGTCAACATGCCCTACCTGCTCCGGTGA
- a CDS encoding GntR family transcriptional regulator encodes MPAERTREHTVPVAAARRRRLRADQARQLADLLRHQILAGGYPDGVLPLEDTLAADYGAGRNTVRQALDLLRGEQLVERRPGVGTVVVCEKYPHGLDRLQGLAETLHEHGRVTNEVRTVGPVRAPAPVAGRLRLPEHAEVLYIERLRRLNGLPLSLDLTYVPLDIGAGLLGCDLENTDVFRLLETLTGQPLGHAEITLEAVNADAHSAAVLQAPRGAAVLMLERLTHLRDGRPVDLEFIRFRGDRITMSGLLRRSL; translated from the coding sequence ATGCCAGCCGAACGCACCCGTGAGCACACCGTCCCGGTCGCCGCCGCGCGCCGGCGCCGGCTGCGCGCGGACCAGGCGCGGCAGCTCGCCGACCTGCTGCGCCACCAAATCCTGGCGGGCGGCTACCCCGACGGGGTCCTGCCCCTCGAAGACACCCTCGCCGCCGACTACGGCGCCGGCCGCAACACCGTCCGCCAGGCCCTCGACCTGCTGCGCGGCGAGCAGCTCGTGGAGCGTCGGCCGGGCGTGGGCACCGTCGTAGTCTGCGAGAAGTACCCGCACGGCCTCGACCGCCTCCAGGGCCTCGCCGAGACCCTGCACGAACACGGCCGGGTGACCAACGAGGTCCGTACCGTCGGCCCCGTCCGCGCGCCCGCCCCCGTCGCCGGCCGGCTGCGGCTGCCCGAGCACGCCGAGGTGCTCTACATCGAACGGCTGCGGCGGCTGAACGGGCTGCCGCTCTCCCTCGACCTCACCTACGTCCCCCTCGACATCGGCGCCGGACTGCTCGGCTGCGACCTGGAGAACACGGACGTCTTCCGGCTGCTGGAGACCTTGACCGGGCAGCCCCTCGGCCACGCCGAGATCACCCTGGAGGCCGTCAACGCCGACGCGCACTCCGCCGCCGTGCTCCAGGCCCCGCGCGGGGCCGCCGTCCTGATGCTGGAACGCCTCACCCACCTGCGCGACGGCAGGCCCGTGGACCTGGAGTTCATCCGCTTCCGCGGCGACCGGATCACCATGAGCGGCCTGCTGCGCCGCTCCCTCTGA
- the fahA gene encoding fumarylacetoacetase: protein MPQQSPLDVPEGDPFGPHNLPYGVFSTSGDPRRRIGVRIGGHVLDAGAAAVALGSPYAGLLGQASLNPLLAAGRTAWRDVRRALTAWVTDPGHRPTVEPHLLPLDEVALHLPYEVADYVDFYASEHHATNVGKMFRPDGDALTPNWKHLPIGYHGRSGTIVVSGTDVVRPCGQRKAPTDPAPVFGPSVKLDIEAEVGFVVGAPSELGSPVPLADFEDHVFGLFLLNDWSARDIQAWEYVPLGPFLGKSFATSVSAWVTPLEALDAARVAPPARDFPLLPYLDDADSDRPGGFDLHITVSINGQEVARPPFATMYWTAAQQLAHMTVNGASLRTGDVYGSGTVSGPDVDQRGSLLELTWNGRDAIELADGKRTFLEDGDTVTLTAWAPGANGTRVGLGEVIGRIVGSR from the coding sequence ATGCCCCAGCAGAGCCCCCTCGATGTTCCCGAGGGCGATCCGTTCGGCCCGCACAACCTCCCGTACGGCGTCTTCTCCACCTCCGGGGACCCCCGCCGCCGGATCGGCGTGCGCATCGGCGGGCACGTGCTCGACGCCGGGGCGGCCGCGGTCGCGCTCGGGTCCCCCTACGCCGGACTGCTCGGACAGGCCTCGCTCAACCCGCTGCTGGCCGCCGGCCGCACCGCCTGGCGGGACGTGCGCCGCGCGCTGACCGCCTGGGTCACCGACCCCGGTCACCGCCCGACCGTCGAGCCGCACCTGCTGCCGCTGGACGAGGTCGCGCTGCACCTCCCGTACGAGGTCGCCGACTACGTCGACTTCTACGCGAGCGAGCACCACGCCACCAACGTCGGCAAGATGTTCCGCCCCGACGGCGACGCGCTCACGCCCAACTGGAAGCACCTGCCGATCGGTTACCACGGCCGCTCCGGCACCATCGTCGTGTCCGGCACCGACGTCGTACGCCCCTGCGGGCAGCGCAAGGCGCCCACCGACCCGGCGCCCGTCTTCGGCCCGTCCGTCAAGCTCGACATCGAGGCCGAGGTCGGCTTCGTCGTCGGCGCCCCCTCCGAGCTGGGCAGCCCGGTCCCGCTGGCCGATTTCGAGGACCACGTCTTCGGCCTGTTCCTGCTCAACGACTGGTCCGCGCGCGACATCCAGGCCTGGGAGTACGTGCCGCTGGGCCCCTTCCTCGGCAAGTCCTTCGCGACCTCCGTCTCCGCCTGGGTCACCCCGCTGGAGGCCCTCGACGCGGCCCGCGTCGCCCCGCCCGCCCGGGACTTCCCGCTGCTGCCCTACCTCGACGACGCCGACAGCGACCGCCCCGGCGGCTTCGACCTGCACATCACCGTCTCCATCAACGGCCAGGAGGTGGCGCGCCCGCCGTTCGCCACCATGTACTGGACCGCCGCCCAGCAGCTGGCGCACATGACGGTCAACGGCGCCTCCCTGCGCACCGGCGACGTCTACGGCTCCGGCACCGTCAGCGGCCCGGACGTCGACCAGCGCGGCTCGCTGCTGGAGCTGACCTGGAACGGCCGCGACGCGATCGAACTCGCCGACGGCAAGCGCACCTTCCTGGAGGACGGCGACACCGTCACCCTGACCGCGTGGGCGCCCGGCGCCAACGGCACCCGGGTGGGCCTCGGCGAGGTCATCGGCCGCATCGTGGGATCCCGCTAG
- a CDS encoding HAD family hydrolase gives MTSAPPPALPYALIATDLDGTLLRAGDTVSARSYAALATARAAGAQHIIVTGRPVPQVRHVLDGLGYTGLAVCGQGAQVYDTASGTLLRSVSMDRELAEVALGKIEAEIGEVYAAVNQEGVDAEMLIGPGYRMWHPHLPTVRVRRRADLWAAPINKVLLQHPELDDDELTRVARGVVGHLVNVTMAGEHTVELQPPGIDKASGLALAAELLGVGRSGTIAFGDMPNDVPMFAWAAHGVAMANAHRELVAVADELTLSNEEDGIAVVLERLFA, from the coding sequence GTGACTTCCGCCCCGCCTCCGGCCCTCCCTTATGCCTTGATCGCCACTGACCTGGACGGGACTCTGCTGCGCGCCGGAGACACCGTCTCGGCCCGCTCGTACGCGGCCCTCGCGACGGCGCGCGCCGCCGGCGCACAGCACATCATCGTGACCGGACGCCCCGTCCCGCAGGTACGCCACGTCCTGGACGGTCTTGGCTACACGGGGCTCGCGGTGTGCGGGCAGGGCGCGCAGGTGTACGACACGGCGTCCGGCACGCTGCTGCGCTCCGTGTCGATGGACCGGGAGCTGGCGGAGGTGGCGCTCGGGAAGATCGAGGCGGAGATCGGCGAGGTCTACGCGGCGGTCAACCAGGAGGGGGTGGACGCGGAGATGCTGATAGGGCCGGGCTACCGGATGTGGCATCCGCACCTGCCGACGGTCCGGGTGCGGCGGCGGGCCGATCTGTGGGCCGCGCCGATCAACAAGGTGCTGTTGCAGCACCCGGAGCTGGACGACGACGAGCTGACGCGGGTGGCGCGGGGAGTGGTGGGCCACCTGGTGAACGTCACCATGGCCGGGGAACACACGGTGGAACTCCAGCCGCCGGGCATCGACAAGGCGAGCGGGCTGGCCCTGGCGGCCGAACTCCTGGGCGTCGGCCGGTCCGGGACGATCGCGTTCGGGGACATGCCGAACGACGTCCCGATGTTCGCGTGGGCCGCGCACGGGGTGGCCATGGCCAACGCGCACCGCGAGCTGGTGGCGGTGGCCGACGAGCTGACCCTGTCGAACGAGGAGGACGGCATCGCGGTCGTCCTGGAACGCCTGTTCGCCTAG
- a CDS encoding CocE/NonD family hydrolase yields MIIRTDFPYETTREDVRIPLPGGVELYARIWRPVTDEPVPALLEYLPYRLTDWTAPRDWQRHPWYAGHGYASVRVDVRGHGCSGGAPGDEYDARELADGVAVVEWLAAQPWCTGSVGMFGISWGGFNSLQIAALAPEPLKAVVTVCSTDDRYDNDAHYMGGSVLAVDMHAWAAAMLAFSARPPDPLYAGDGWREQWLARLESVEPLVHTWLSHQTRDDYWKHGSVCEDYGAIGAAVLAVGGWHDPYRDAVLRLVAHLPADRVRGLIGPWSHQYPDRGLAPGPAIGFLQETLRWWDHWLKGVDNGVMAEPVLRSWISRSHRPATVYERLEGRWVGDRAWPSPSVVPVSYELQGAPVLVASPQHTGLDAGRFLPFGNEADLPPDQREEDAKSACFEFPVGGEEGVEILGRPAVTLRLRMDVPYGQVVARLCDVAADGSSTLVTRGALNLSARQGRDKAARWPVGAYEDVTFELNAIGHSFPPGHRIRLALSSAYWPWIWPRAGSEAGWTLEPAGSALTLPVRTATAGPEITFEPPEQSAPLGVTVPATLDEPRPERVVVRDVARGTWRLEVDPRHGGTRVYPDGLEFSEDAAEVYEIQEGDPLSARTRSQWRIRLHRPDLSWDTRVETRSEISCDEGGFLTSNELVCREGTEIVFHRTWERRIPRAAV; encoded by the coding sequence ATGATCATCCGCACTGATTTCCCGTACGAGACCACACGCGAGGATGTCCGGATTCCGCTGCCTGGAGGAGTGGAGCTGTACGCGCGGATCTGGCGCCCGGTGACGGACGAGCCGGTTCCGGCGCTGCTGGAGTACCTCCCGTACCGGCTGACGGACTGGACCGCGCCGCGCGACTGGCAGCGCCACCCCTGGTACGCGGGCCACGGCTACGCGTCCGTACGGGTGGACGTGCGCGGCCACGGGTGCAGCGGGGGTGCGCCGGGCGACGAGTACGACGCGCGGGAACTCGCCGACGGGGTGGCGGTGGTGGAGTGGCTGGCGGCGCAGCCGTGGTGCACGGGGTCGGTGGGGATGTTCGGGATCTCCTGGGGCGGCTTCAACTCGCTCCAGATCGCGGCGCTCGCACCGGAGCCGCTGAAGGCGGTGGTCACCGTCTGCTCGACGGACGACCGGTACGACAACGACGCGCACTACATGGGCGGCTCGGTGCTGGCCGTGGACATGCACGCGTGGGCGGCGGCGATGCTGGCGTTCTCGGCGCGGCCGCCGGACCCGCTGTACGCCGGCGACGGCTGGCGGGAGCAGTGGCTGGCGCGGCTGGAGTCGGTGGAACCCCTCGTCCACACCTGGCTGTCGCACCAGACGCGGGACGACTACTGGAAGCACGGCAGCGTCTGCGAGGACTACGGGGCGATCGGCGCGGCCGTGCTGGCGGTGGGCGGCTGGCACGACCCGTACCGGGACGCGGTGCTGCGGCTGGTGGCGCACCTGCCGGCCGACCGGGTGCGGGGGCTGATCGGGCCCTGGTCGCACCAGTACCCGGACCGAGGGCTTGCGCCGGGTCCGGCGATCGGGTTCCTCCAGGAGACGCTGCGGTGGTGGGACCACTGGCTGAAGGGAGTGGACAACGGGGTCATGGCCGAGCCCGTCCTGCGGTCCTGGATCTCGCGATCACACCGTCCGGCGACGGTGTACGAGCGGCTGGAGGGCCGCTGGGTCGGGGATCGGGCGTGGCCGTCGCCGTCCGTCGTACCGGTCTCCTACGAACTCCAGGGCGCGCCGGTTCTGGTGGCCTCCCCGCAGCACACGGGGCTGGACGCGGGGCGGTTCCTCCCGTTCGGCAACGAGGCGGACCTGCCGCCGGACCAGCGGGAGGAGGACGCGAAGTCGGCGTGCTTCGAGTTCCCGGTCGGCGGGGAGGAGGGGGTGGAGATCCTGGGACGCCCCGCGGTCACCCTGCGCCTGCGCATGGACGTCCCGTACGGCCAGGTGGTGGCGCGGCTGTGTGACGTGGCGGCGGACGGCTCCTCCACGCTGGTCACCCGGGGCGCGCTGAACCTCTCGGCGCGGCAGGGGCGGGACAAGGCGGCCCGGTGGCCGGTGGGGGCGTACGAGGACGTCACGTTCGAGCTGAACGCGATCGGCCACTCCTTCCCGCCCGGGCACCGGATCCGGCTGGCGCTGTCCTCCGCGTACTGGCCGTGGATCTGGCCGCGGGCCGGCTCCGAGGCGGGCTGGACCCTGGAGCCGGCGGGCAGCGCGCTGACGCTCCCGGTCCGCACGGCCACCGCCGGACCGGAGATCACCTTCGAGCCGCCGGAGCAGTCGGCTCCGCTGGGCGTGACCGTCCCGGCGACGCTGGACGAGCCGCGGCCGGAGCGGGTGGTCGTACGGGACGTCGCGCGCGGGACCTGGCGGCTGGAGGTCGACCCCCGGCACGGGGGCACGCGGGTGTACCCGGACGGCCTGGAGTTCAGCGAGGACGCGGCGGAGGTCTACGAGATCCAGGAGGGGGACCCGTTGTCGGCCCGGACCCGCTCGCAGTGGCGCATCCGCCTGCACCGCCCCGACCTGTCCTGGGACACCAGGGTGGAGACCCGGTCGGAGATCTCGTGCGACGAGGGCGGCTTCCTCACCTCGAACGAACTCGTCTGCCGGGAAGGCACCGAGATCGTCTTCCACCGCACCTGGGAACGCCGCATCCCCCGCGCAGCCGTCTGA
- a CDS encoding polyprenyl synthetase family protein — MTVVGPFGLSVRDQALETDVQAGLAAVEAGLLEATKSEVPFITEAAQHLVRAGGKRFRPLLVMLASRFGDPYAPGIVPSAVVVELTHLATLYHDDVMDEADVRRGVASANARWGNSVAVLTGDFLFARASHILADLGPEAVRIQAEAFERLVTGQILETAGPRDGRDPVEHYLDVIAGKTGSLIAVSGRFGALMSGADESVVDILTQYGERLGTAFQLADDVLDIASDSHESGKTPGTDLREGIPTLPVLRLREMAARDGNPDDLELVRLLDGDLTDDALHADVLARLRVHPALERARRDTIRYAQDARATLAPLPECFAKSALEELCDAVVHRAG, encoded by the coding sequence GTGACCGTCGTCGGGCCGTTCGGACTGAGCGTGCGGGACCAGGCTCTTGAAACCGATGTCCAGGCCGGACTGGCCGCCGTCGAGGCGGGTCTGCTGGAAGCCACCAAGAGCGAAGTCCCCTTCATCACCGAAGCCGCGCAGCACCTGGTGCGCGCCGGAGGCAAGCGGTTCCGCCCGCTGCTGGTCATGCTCGCCTCGCGCTTCGGTGATCCCTACGCACCGGGGATCGTGCCGTCCGCCGTGGTCGTGGAGCTCACCCACCTGGCGACGCTCTACCACGACGACGTCATGGACGAGGCGGACGTGCGCCGCGGGGTGGCCAGCGCCAACGCCCGCTGGGGCAACTCCGTGGCCGTCCTGACGGGTGACTTCCTGTTCGCCCGTGCCTCGCACATCCTGGCGGACCTCGGGCCCGAGGCCGTACGGATCCAGGCCGAGGCCTTCGAGCGGCTGGTGACCGGCCAGATCCTGGAGACGGCCGGCCCGCGCGACGGGCGCGACCCCGTCGAGCACTACCTGGACGTCATCGCCGGCAAGACCGGCTCGCTGATCGCGGTCTCCGGCCGCTTCGGCGCGCTGATGTCCGGCGCCGACGAGTCGGTCGTGGACATCCTGACCCAGTACGGCGAGCGCCTCGGCACCGCCTTCCAGCTCGCGGACGACGTCCTGGACATCGCCTCCGACTCGCACGAGTCCGGCAAGACCCCGGGCACCGACCTGCGCGAGGGCATCCCGACGCTGCCCGTGCTGCGGCTGCGCGAGATGGCGGCCCGCGACGGGAACCCGGACGACCTGGAACTCGTACGGCTCCTGGACGGCGACCTGACGGACGACGCCCTGCACGCCGACGTGCTGGCCCGGCTGCGGGTGCACCCCGCGCTGGAGCGGGCCCGCCGCGACACGATCCGTTACGCGCAGGACGCGCGGGCCACGCTCGCGCCGCTGCCGGAGTGCTTCGCGAAGTCGGCGCTGGAGGAGCTGTGCGACGCGGTGGTGCACCGCGCCGGATAG
- a CDS encoding sigma-E factor regulatory protein RseB domain-containing protein yields the protein MATNSKTRKAARYAVPAAVLGVAAATIAMVPAFANGSGPDLPKVTAQELIEKIAASEVEQLSGTAKISTDLGLPTMASGLLGGGGVAGGSANPEDKITQLASGTHTFRVAADGEDRQKLTFLDGKDEYTLLHNGADVWGYDSKSNEVFHEKDADAAKGEHKKGERAKGEGLPASPQQLAQDVLKAAGPTTDVTVGDTAQVAGRDAYQLVLKPKQSGSTIGSVQIAVDAKNGVPLRVQVLSSQGGKPIVDAGFTKVDFAKPAADTFAFTPPKGAKVTEGAAEQGEGRKGHDKEFKALESFPGLEGLTGGGENGDVKVLGEGWATVARIDSGAGKGLKDLEGAAKDKNAPKQAQQFLDSLGDKVKGKFGEGRIFSTRVVNALITDDGKVYIGAVTKDALVKTADANK from the coding sequence ATGGCAACGAACTCGAAGACCCGCAAGGCCGCACGGTACGCCGTACCGGCGGCGGTGCTCGGCGTGGCCGCGGCGACCATCGCCATGGTCCCGGCGTTCGCCAACGGATCCGGCCCGGACCTGCCGAAGGTCACGGCGCAGGAGCTCATCGAGAAGATCGCGGCCTCGGAAGTGGAGCAGCTGTCCGGCACCGCGAAGATCAGCACCGACCTCGGCCTGCCGACCATGGCGAGCGGCCTCCTCGGCGGTGGCGGTGTCGCGGGCGGCTCGGCCAACCCCGAGGACAAGATCACGCAGCTGGCGAGCGGGACGCACACCTTCCGCGTCGCGGCCGACGGCGAGGACCGCCAGAAGCTCACGTTCCTGGACGGCAAGGACGAGTACACGCTGCTCCACAACGGCGCCGACGTGTGGGGATACGACAGCAAGTCGAACGAGGTCTTCCACGAGAAGGACGCCGACGCCGCCAAGGGCGAGCACAAGAAGGGCGAGCGCGCGAAGGGCGAGGGCCTTCCCGCCTCGCCGCAGCAGCTCGCCCAGGACGTCCTGAAGGCCGCGGGCCCGACCACGGACGTCACGGTCGGCGACACCGCACAGGTCGCCGGGCGGGACGCCTACCAGCTGGTCCTGAAGCCCAAGCAGAGCGGCTCCACCATCGGCTCGGTGCAGATCGCGGTGGACGCCAAGAACGGCGTTCCGCTGCGCGTGCAGGTGCTGTCCAGCCAGGGCGGCAAGCCGATCGTGGACGCGGGCTTCACCAAGGTCGACTTCGCCAAGCCGGCCGCCGACACCTTCGCCTTCACGCCGCCCAAGGGCGCGAAGGTCACCGAGGGCGCGGCGGAGCAGGGCGAGGGCCGCAAGGGCCACGACAAGGAGTTCAAGGCCCTGGAGTCCTTCCCGGGCCTGGAGGGCCTGACCGGCGGCGGCGAGAACGGCGACGTGAAGGTGCTCGGCGAGGGCTGGGCGACGGTCGCCCGCATCGACTCGGGCGCCGGCAAGGGCCTGAAGGACCTGGAGGGCGCGGCGAAGGACAAGAACGCGCCCAAGCAGGCCCAGCAGTTCCTCGACTCCCTCGGGGACAAGGTCAAGGGCAAGTTCGGCGAGGGCCGGATCTTCTCGACCCGCGTGGTCAACGCCCTGATCACGGACGACGGCAAGGTCTACATCGGTGCGGTCACCAAGGACGCGCTGGTGAAGACGGCCGACGCCAACAAGTAG
- a CDS encoding ribbon-helix-helix domain-containing protein, which yields MSRHVTIRLNEEFHERLKARAAALGTTVTALITEVTERELDEDRSNFLSGIEEFADHWGYFQERFGN from the coding sequence ATGTCGAGACACGTCACCATCCGCCTGAACGAAGAGTTCCACGAACGCCTCAAGGCGCGCGCGGCGGCACTGGGGACGACCGTCACCGCGTTGATCACCGAGGTCACGGAGCGCGAACTCGACGAGGACCGGAGCAACTTCCTGTCCGGCATCGAGGAGTTCGCCGACCACTGGGGCTACTTCCAGGAGCGGTTCGGCAATTGA